CGGGCAAAAGCAGCGCGTAGTAATAGCCATGGCCCTCGTGCTCGATCCCCCAATACTCATAGCCGATGAGCCCACCACAGCCCTTGACACAATCATCCAGGCCCAGATACTAAACCTGCTCAAGCAGCTTAAGAACGAGCTAAACATGAGCATAATATTCATCACTCACGATCTGAGCGTCATTGCGGAGATGGCTGACAAGATCGCAATAATGTATGCTGGCCAGATAGTGGAGTATGGCCCGAGCGAGGAGATATTCAACAACCCACAGCATCCATACACGAGGGCACTCCTAAGAGCAATACCCAGGCTGAGAGGGCCAAAGGAGAAGCTACACTACATACCAGGCCAGCCACCAGACCTTCGCACACCACCGCCGGGCTGTCGCTTCGCGCCACGCTGCAGCGAGGTAATGCCAATCTGCAGGGAGCAGGAGCCACCATACTTCCAGGTCAACGAGGGCCACTTCGCAAAGTGCTGGCTACACCGTGGCAAGCCGCAGAAGGACAGCATTGTAGACTAGCGGCTCGG
This DNA window, taken from Hyperthermus butylicus DSM 5456, encodes the following:
- a CDS encoding ABC transporter ATP-binding protein, translated to MPPILEVRNLYVHYYTLRGIVKAVENVSFTLEPGEVLGIAGESGCGKSTLAWSLLRLVPPPGRIVKGSIIIDGQDIVNMSEDEVRARIRWQKISMVFQGAMNALNPMYKVWEQIAEPLIVHRGMTKEQAYRRAVEVLKLVGLGEDIANRYPHELSGGQKQRVVIAMALVLDPPILIADEPTTALDTIIQAQILNLLKQLKNELNMSIIFITHDLSVIAEMADKIAIMYAGQIVEYGPSEEIFNNPQHPYTRALLRAIPRLRGPKEKLHYIPGQPPDLRTPPPGCRFAPRCSEVMPICREQEPPYFQVNEGHFAKCWLHRGKPQKDSIVD